The DNA sequence CTGTTGGCGTACCGGTACGTCGCCTCAGTGATGTCGGTGAGCCTGCGGTAGTGCCCGACGCTGGCCTCGGCCAGGTCCACCGCCCGACGCAGGCGGTCGACCGCGGCTGGCTGCGGGTTGTTGGCGGGGCCGGCGCGGTACGTCAGGATCTCGATCGCGGCCAGGACCCGCAGAGCGTAGAACTCCGTCAGTTCGGCCAGGGCGCTGGCATCGGAGCGCAGTCGTTGGTACTCCGCCCGGTTGCACCGCACCTCCGGGTCGCCCTGGGTGAGCATCTCGACGGCACGGCCGGCAAAGTGCCGGGTGTCCCTGATCACGTCCAGCGGAGTCTCGCCGATGTGCTCCTCTCCCGCCAGCTCCCGCTCGACGAAGCTGTCGATCCGCTCGCCGTTCGGGGCATGCGATTCCCAGAGATCGGGCCAGGGGCGGTGGGCCTCGGCATTGGTCAGCTGGCTCATCGTCATCCCCAGGCTGAGGGTCTGCCGGTTGCCCTCGGTGATGCCGAAGCGGCGTACCAGCCGTGGTGCGATCTGGCCCATGGCCTCGTACGCCTGGAGTGCGGCATCGCCGGCCTTGAGACTGCCGAACTGATCACCCAGACGCCTCGACCAGTAGCCGCGCTCAGCTTCGGCGTCACGATCGGCCCTCCAGGCGTAACGGTGCCAGGCCTCGTACCAGATCCAGTCGCGGTCGAGCTGTCTGAGCGGCGGCTGCACCTGGTCGGGAGACCAGGGCCAATCCCAGTAGAACAACGGGTAGAGGTGCAGACCGTTGGCCCCCAGGCGGTGCTTGATGGCCTGCACGCTGCGTTGGATGAACGACACCGCGCCATAACGGAACGGCTCGAGGTTGGCGAGGATGTGCACATTGACGATGTGCACGCTGTCGAGCGAGGACAGGTAGCGGTGCTGTTGCTGCCAGGGGCCGCGCGGATTCCAGGTGGTCAGCGACTCGCCGTTGTACTTGGCTTCGGTGAACAACCGCGGGTAGCGCTCACGGGCAGCTTCCACCACGGGTTGGGGATCGATCGCATGCCCGCGCAGGATCACGGGTGGCCGTTCGCTGATCCCGCCGGCGGTGAGGCCATCCTCCACTCCCGGCAGGATCGTGTCGACGAACCACTCCGTGCCGTAGAGGTCCCCCTGCAGCACCTCGCCCAGGCAGACGTACAGCCCGACGTTGGGATAGCTCGCCACGAAGGCCGCGATCGAGGCACGGGTGTAGGCACTGGTCAGCTCGGTCGGTCGAGGTTGGCGCAGCGGAATGCCATGGTGCTGGGCGAACGGCAGCGGGATGTGAATGTTGTAGAACTTCATCACGATCCAGATCCCTCTGCGGTCCGCCTCGGTGGTCAGCCAGTGCAGCGCCTCGCGGTTGGTGGTGAGCTCGTCGTCGGTGACCTCCTGCGCCTCCGGGAACTCCGGCAGCTGGACGAAGGAGGAGAACGGGTGCCCGCTCCAGAGATAGATGACGTTCGCGCGTTGCTCGAGCAGGCGATCCAGCAGATCCGCCCAGAGCTGACGGTCATAGAACCAGGGAAAACGCTGCGGAGTGATCGGATACTCGTACGCCTGGCGGGGTGGCTCGACCGTGGTCTTCTGCAACCCGATCGCCGGGCCCCGCAGTGCCAGATCCGGGGTCTCACCACGATCGAGGTCCCACGGGATCTCCCTCTCGCACTCGAGCAGACGGGCCAGTTCCTGGCAGCCGTACAACACGCCGGTGTCGTTGCCGCCGGTCACGACCAGCAGCCGACCCGGCAGCATCGACAGGTAGTAGCCGTCCTCTCCGGGTGCGCCGGTGTTGTAGAGCAGAACGTCGCGCTCTTCCAGCTCCGCGATCAGGGGCGACGCACCGCGAGCACCGACGAGGATCCGCAGCTCCTGATCGGCGGACGTCTCGCACCGATCGTGCTCGGCGGCCTGGACCGCCACCCCGCTGCCCTCCAACGCTCGGCTGAGCAGCTCGATGCCGTACCGGATGCGGGCCGACGGGTGGGGGTCGGCCGCGATGGAGCAGGCCGTGAGGGCGGTGTCCCGGGTCATGGCAGTGGGCCCGACGCCGGGTCAGCTCGGGTCGAAGTCGTACGCGGGCAGCCCGTCGATGCTGGTTCGGTTCTTCTGCCGGCGGTAGGCCGCGACACCCTCGGGTCCCTTGCGCTCCATGTGAGCCGGCAGCAGGTCCCGCTCGCCGACGTAGTCCAGCAGCGGCACCCCGTAACCGCAGGAGTCGGAGACCCGCTCGACGTCCACGACCACCACTGCGCGGGCGCCACGCTGCTCGCTGAACAGGGCGGAGAGGGCGGGGAACTCCGCGTCGTACAGGGTGACGATGCGTCCATGGCCGTGCAGTCGCACGACGTTGGGCGGCCCGTCGAAGGCGCAGAACATCAGCGTGATGCGGCCGTTCTCCCGCAGATGGGCGATCGTCTCCGCACCACTCGCTGTGATGTCGAGGTAGGCGACGGTGTGATCATCGAGGATCGTGAACGTGCCGCCGATGCCCTTCGGTGAAAGGTTGACGTGTCCGTCCGACCCACTGGGAGCCGTGGCCACAAAGAACACGTGCTGTCGTTCGATGAACTCCCGCAGCCGGCCGTCGATCCGATCATGTACTTTTCCCACCCGGTCAACCTATGCCGTCCCCTGGCACGCGGGGAGTCCCTTCTCACGCCTGGACCTTGTCAGGTTGTGATCAAGGTGTTCCACAGCCCCGGGCTCGAGCAGCCGAGTCATGACCCGTCTGGCGACCGGTCCGCGGACTAGGCTTGATCTGCCGGTCGGGCGGAGCGCGCGCCGACCTGAGGGGAGACGGAGGGAAATGCCATGGGGTGGGCCATGTTGGCCGTGGTGGTCGTGATCGTGGCCGCGCTGGCCGCCCTCGTCGTGGTCCTCACCCGGAACGGGTCGAACGTCTATCGGCGGACTCACCGGGTGGCGTCCTCGTCCCAGCGGGAACAACCCACGATGGCGTCGGCGTCCGGCCCGGTGGTCGGAGCTCGCTCGGCGATGCCGGGAGCCGCCTCGGCCGCCTCGCCGCCCGCCGCTGAGGAGAGCTGGGACGATCTTATCGTGCCGCCCGAGCATCCGGCCGGGCACCGGCCCGCTGGCGAGGCCTAGGGAATGGCCGTATCCGGTGGCTGTCGGCACCTTGTTCGTGGTGATCATGATCCGCGCCAACGCCACCTATCGGCTCGGGCGAGCCACCATCCGCTGGTCGTTCCTGTACGCCACCTTCGGACTGGTCACTCTCGAGGTGGGGCTTCGGCTGTAGGCGGTGTCACGACCGACGGCCCTTGTGGTCCTGGCAGCACTCGTGCTCGCATTGATGGCGTACGTCGTCTTCCAGTTGCGGCACCGGACGAAGGAGATTGCTGATGAACCCCACGAACTGGCAGCTCGCCGTTGACGCGGTGGATGCCCATACGCTGGCGGACTTCTGGGCCGAAGCGCTGCACTATGAGCTCGAGGACAACACGGCCGTGATCGAACGCGTGGTCGCCGATGGTCGCGCCACCCTGGACGCGACCTTCGTGCGCCCCGACGGCATCCGGTCCTGGCGCGGTTTCGAGGCCATCCGCGGCGACGGCCGTCGCATCCTGTTCCACACCGTGCCGGAGCCCAAGACGGTCAAGAACCGGTGGCACATCGATCTGAACGTCGGCCACGAGCAGATGGCGGCCGAAGTGCAGCGGCTGATCGCGCTCGGAGCGAGCCAGCTGCGCGAGGTGCACGAGGAAGGCGGCCACTTTGTCGTGATGATCGACCCCGAGGACAACGAGTTCTGCGTGCAGTGACTCCCTCACCCTCGCGCCCTGAGCCTGTCGAAGGCTCGGGTGCAAGAAAGGGACCACTCATCGGCCTCGGGCAGGAAGGCTCAGCCTTGTGGCGAGGCGGCATCCCCAGCGAGTGGTCGATTTCTTGCACGGCGCGGCCCTTCGACAGGCTCAGGGCACGGTGGCGCCCTTCGACAGGCTCAGGGCGCGTTAACTTTGGGCGGTGAGCAACTCGACCGAGACACCGTTCGATCCGCAGCTGTGGGCCCCGGTGCCCGGCTTCGACTTCACCGACATCAGCTACCACCGAGCGGTGGAGGCCCCGGTGGTCCGGATCGCGTTCAACCGCCCCGAGGTCCGCAACGCCTTCCGCCCACACACCGTCGACGAGCTCTACCGGGCACTGGACCATGCGCGGATGTCCTCCGATGTGGGCTGTGTCCTGCTGACCGGCAACGGCCCTTCGCCCAAGGACGGCGGCTGGGCCTTCTGCAGCGGCGGCGACCAGCGGATCCGGGGTCGAGCCGGCTACCAGTACGCCGAGGGTGAGGACGCAGCCTCGGTCGACCCCGCCGCGCTCGGTCGGCTGCACATTCTGGAGGTGCAGCGGCTGATCAGGTTCATGCCCAAGGTGGTGATTGCACTGGTCAACGGCTGGGCGGCCGGCGGCGGGCACAGCCTTCACGTGGTCTGCGACCTGACCCTGGCCAGCGCCGAGCACGCCCGCTTCAAGCAGACCGACGCCGATGTGGGCAGCTTCGACGGCGGGTTCGGGTCGGCGTACCTCGCGCGCCAGGTCGGCCAGAAGTTCGCCCGGGAGATCTTCTTCCTCGGTGACGTCTACGACGCCGAGGCCGGGCACCGGATGGGCATGGTCAACGCTGTCGTGCCGCATGCGGACCTGGAGCTCACCGGTCTCGAGTGGGGCCGGAGGATCTGCGCCAAGAGCCCGACCGCGCAGCGCATGCTGAAGTTCGCCTTCAACGCCATCGACGACGGCCTCATCGGCCAGCAGGTGTTCGCCGGGGAGACCACCAGGCTCGCCTACATGACGGACGAGGCGGTGGAGGGCCGGGACTCCTTCCTGGAGAAGCGGGCTCCCGACTGGTCGAAGTTCCCCTACTACTACTGAACGACAGACGGCGGTCCGAGCCGAGTGACTGTCCGTGCCGACAGTCGCCTAGCCCGCGACGCCGTAGAGCCGGTCACCGGCGTCGCCGAGGCCCGGCACGATGTAGCCGACCTCGTTGAGCCGCTCGTCGACGGCGGCGACCACCAGCGTGCAGGGGACCGCCAGGTCCTCCAGCAGGTGGCGCAGCCGATCGATGCCTTCCGGTGCGGCCAGCAGACAGATGCAGGTGATGTGGTCGGCGCCGCGGTCGACCAGGAACTTGACCGCGGCGGCGAGTGTGCCGCCGGTGGCCAGCATCGGGTCCAGCACGTAGCACTGCCGCCCGGACAGGTCGTCGGGCAGCCGCTCCGCGTAGGTGGAGGCCTCCAGGGTGCGTTCGTTGCGGACCATCCCGACGAACCCCACCTCGGCCGTCGGGATCAGCCGGGTCATGCCCTCGAGCATCCCCAGCCCGGCCCGCAGGATCGGCACGACCAACGGTCGCGGAGGCGACAGCTTGACGCCGGCGCAGCTGGCCACCGGTGTCTGCACCGTCTGGGGTGAGACCCGGACCTCGCGGGTGGCCTCGTACGCCAGCAGCGTCACCAGCTCCTCGGTCAGGCGCCGGAAGGTCGGTGAGTCCGTCCGTTGGTCGCGGAGCGTGGTCAGCTTGTGCGCGACGAGCGGGTGGTCGACGATGCGTAGTTCCACGCTATGCACCTTATGCACCCGTCGGACGTCGTGCACCCCTCGAACCCGGTACGCCCCTTGAACCCAGTGCGCGATCGGGCAGACTTGGATATCCGTGTCGTACCTGGAGTCAAACTCTGACACCATAGGCAGGGCAGAGCGCGGCACGGTGGGCAGGGCAACGGAGGAAGAGGGTCATGGCGGGATTCGACGACGACGAGTACGAGTCGTTCGATCTGGACGGTTCGACCGCGCGGAAGAACCCGGCTGCGGCCGCAACCGATGACGAGGACACCGAAGACGAGGACCTCGAGGACGACGACAACGACGATGACGACGATGATGACGACGACGATGATGACGACGACTTCGAAGATGATCTTGACGATGCCGCCGAGGACGAGATCGACTATGTGATCGCGGTCTACCGCGAGGACGGGCAAGTGGTCGCCCAGGCGCTGTCGAAGGACCTGGCCAACGATCTCGAAGAACTGGTCGTGCAGCTGCGGCGGCTGCCCGGAGACGCCGGTGCGATCGGCTTGGTCAGCCTGGTCGAGGAGGTCTTCGTGATCGTCCGGGTGCGTGGCCGCCACGTGCAGGTGCTGCTGTCCGATGGCGCTGCCGCTGCCGACTGGCCGATTGCCCACGACGTCGCCGACTTCCTCGGGGCTGAGATCCCGGACACTGAGGACGACACCGAGCCGATGGGTGACCTGGGGATCTTCAGCGACCTCGGGGTCAGCGACTTCGACATGACCGCCACCTGCGAGAACCTCGACCTCGGCAGCGACCAGATGCTGTCCGAGCTGGCCGACAAGATCAATGTCGGGCCGCAGTTCCGCCGGGTCGCCGAAGCGGCTTTCCGGTCCTGACCGCCGGTGGCCAACCAGTGGTCGCCCCCCATGCAGCTGGCCCTCGAGCAGGCGCGGCTGGCCGAGTCGCACGGTGACGTCCCCATCGGAGCGGTACTGCTCGACCCAGCCGGGGCGGTGGTGGCGGCTGCCGGCAACGAGCGCGAGCTGACCGGTGACCCGACCGCGCACGCCGAGATCCTCGCGCTCCGCCGCGCCGCTGCTGTCACCGGCAGCTGGCGGCTGGACGACCACACCCTCGTCGTCACCCTCGAACCGTGCACCATGTGCGCCGGCGCGCTCGTGCTGGCCCGGGTGGGGACGCTCGTGTTCGGTGCCTACGACCCGAAGGCCGGTGCGGTGGCCTCGCTCTGGGACGTGGTCCGGGACCCGAGGTTGAACCACCGGGTCACCGTTGTGGGAGGCATCGAGGAGGAGGCCTGCGGCGCCGTGCTGCGCCGGTTCTTCGGCGCTCGCCGTGACGGCGGCCCCGCAGGGCTCTGAGTCGGCTCGATTGGCCCCAGCCGCGACAGTTCGGGTAATCTCTCCCGCGGTGGCGTGTCTGAGCGGCCTAAAGAGCGCGCCTCGAAAGCGCGTGAGGGTAAAACCTCCGAGGGTTCAAATCCCTCCGCCACCGCAGTGCCGAGCTCCCGGTAGGGGCCCACGGCCACACCAGGTCCGCCTGATCGCTCAGGCGGACCTGGTGATTTCCGCCCTCGGACGCCTGCCCCGTTCCCGGCCGTCTGTGAAAAACTAGGCCCGACACCGCTCAAACGCATGCCCTCGGGTGGCGGGAAGTAGGCAGATGATCAATCTCGACGGCATTCTCCTGGTGGGTGCCGTCGTCATGATCGCCGCCATCGTCGCCGCCCGGATCGGCGCCCGGATCGGGCTTCCCTCGCTGCTGCTGTTCCTCGGTCTCGGCATGGCGCTCGGTGACTCAGGCTTCGGATTCGCCTTCAATGACGCGGATGTCGCCCGCGCGCTCGGCTTCGGTGCGCTGGTGTTGATCTTGGCCGAGGGGGGGCTGACGACCCGGTGGAAGGACATCAGGCCGTCGGTCGGCATCGCCGGCGCACTGGCCACGGTCGGCATCGGGATCAGCGTGGGACTGATGACCCTGTTCTGTCATTACGTCCTCGGCCTGGACCTGTGGCTCTCGGTGCTGCTTGGCGCGGTGACGTCGCCGACCGACGCTGCGGCCGTGTTCTCTGTGCTGCGCAACGTCGGGTTGCCCCACCGGGTGCGCGGGGCGCTGGAGGCCGAGTCCGGGCTGAACGATGCGCCGACGGTCCTGCTGGTCGTGCTGGCGAGCTCGGCGGCCCTCGGTGAGCCGACCAAGGGCGGCGTCGGCGGCTTGATCGGCCTGATCGCTCTCGAGCTCACCCTCGGCCTGCTGATCGGCGTCGCCCTCGGCTGGATCGGGGTGGTCATCCTGCGCTCGGTGGCACTGCCTTCCTCCGGGCTCTACCCGCTCGCTGCGCTCGTCTGGACCGTCTTCTCCTACGCGATCGCCGCCACGCTGCACACCAGCGGCTTCGCTGCCGTCTACGTCTGCGCTCTGATGCTGGGTAATGCCCAGCTGCCCCACCGGGGCGCCACCCGGTCGTTCGTCGAAGGGATCGGCTGGATCGCCCAGATCGGCCTGTTCGTCATGCTGGGGATGCTGGCGACCCCCGACCGGCTGACCTGGAAGGTGGCCCTGACCGCGCTGGCGGCGGGGGCCTTCCTGACCGTGGTTGCCCGCCCGGTGTCGGTGTTGAGCACGGCCAGTTGGTTCAAGGTGCCGTGGCGGCACCAGGTCTTCCTGTCCTGGGGAGGCCTGCGCGGCGCAGTGCCGATCGTCGTCGCCACCATCCCGCTGTCGGTCAACGTTCCGGGTGCGACGGCGCTCTTCGACGTGGTGCTCGTGTTCGTCATCGTGTTCACCGTCCTGCAGGCGCCCACGCTGCCATTGGCTGCTCGGTTGCTCGGCCTGTCCAAGGGTGAGGACACCGCCGAGCTGGACGTGGAGGTGGCGCCGTTGGAACGCATCTCGGCCGAGCTGCTGCAGGTGCGTGTGCCGTCGGGGTCGCGGCTCAGCGGTCTCGAGATCGGAGAGCTGAGGCTGCCGAAGAACACACTGGTGTCGTTGATCATCCGCGAAGGCAATCCCTCCGTACCGGGCCATCAGGACCGGATCAAGGCCGGCGACGAGCTGCTGATCGTGACTCCGTCCGACATCAGAGCCGATACCGAGGACCGTATCCGGGCGCTCAGCAAGGGTGGCCGGCTGGCGAAATGGCGGGGCCAGCGGGGCGACTGAGCCTCAGCTCCAGCTGATCGCTCAGCCACCCACCGCGGGCGACGGGCTCTTGCTCGCGGGCAGACAGACGGTCTGGCTCTTCACCGCGATGCTCGTCTTCGCCTTGCTGTTGAACCCGGCGTACTTGTTGCCGACCAGGACGTCGACGGTGTGGTCGGCGCGCTTGTCAGCCTTGACACTGGCTGACTTAAAGAAGCTCTTCACCAACAGCACCTCTGGGTTCTTCGCGTTGGCCCCGATGATCACTGTCTTGGACACCGCCTGCTCGGTGTTCGACACCTTGGCGACCTTGAACTCCTTGGCCCGCATGGCTCGCGCGATGTCCCCGGCCAGTCCACGCTTGTTGCCACCGTTGAAGATGTTCACCGTCACCTGGCTGGACCGGAGCCGGCCCTTGTCCACCGACGTGTTGACGCAGGGCTTCGCCGCCGGTGGCGGGGTGGGTGCGATCACGTTCTGCCAACCCCACCAGGCTCCGTAACAGAGCACCGCCAGCAGAGCGAGCAACGTCAGCGGTGTCCGGACGATCCGAAAGACACGACCTATCACCGACCGACCCTCCCTTGGGTGTACCGAATCGGTAGCCTACCCGGCCGCATGCTTACTTGAGATCAAGCACGCGGGCGTGCATGGTCTGGCGCTGCTGCAGGGCCGCGCGGAGGGCCCGATGCAGGCCGTCCTCCAGATACAGCTCACCGCGCCACGAGACCACGTGGGCGAAAAGGTCGCCATAGAAGGTGGAGTCCTCCTCCAGCAGGGCCTCGAGGTCCAGCGTCCGTTTGGTGGTGACGAGCTGGTCCAAACGCACCTGGTGGGGCGCAATGGCAGCCCACTGCTTCTGCACGTAGCCATGGTCTGGGTACGGGCGTACGTCACCAACGCGCTTGAAAATCACTGTGTCACTCTAGTCAACGTTGCCGCTCATCTGTGAACACGGCCACGTTACGATTTGAACGCGGGTCGGGGTTCACTGCACAGCGGCGATATGCAACGCTGGCCGCCATGACGGATGAAGCGGTCGGCGCAGAGGGCAGGGCCGCCGAGGTTCAGAGCATTGCCGACGGCTACACCTTCGACGAGCCGGCGATCGAGCTGGGCGTACTGATGGAGGATGACGCATCCGTGCCGACGGCCAAGATCCGGATCCCGCTGGCGATGCTCAACCGGCACGGCCTGGTGGCGGGTGCCACCGGCACCGGCAAGACCAAAACGCTGCAGCTGATGGCCGAGCAGATCTCCGCCGCTGGGGTGCCGGTCTTCGCAGCCGACATCAAGGGTGACCTGTCCGGCATCGCCTCGCCCGGCCAGCCGAATGAGAAGCTGCTGGCGCGGACCCAGAAGATCGGCCAGGACTGGCAGCCGACGGCGTGTCCGACCGAGTTCTTCGCCCTTGGCGGGCAGGGCCTGGGGATCCCGCTGCGCGCCACCATGAGCTCGTTCGGACCGGTGCTGCTGTCCAAGGTGCTGGGCCTCAACGACGTCCAGGAGTCGTCGCTCGGCCTGGTGTTCCACTATGCCGACCTGCAGGGCCTGCCGCTGCTGGACCTGGCCGATCTGCAGGCCGTGCTGCAGCATCTGACCAGTGACGAGGGCAAGGCGGAACTCAAGGGCATCGGCGGCCTGTCCGCAGCGACGGTCGGGGTGATCCTGAGGTCGCTGATCACATTCTCCGACCAGGGCGCGGAGGCCTTCTTCGGCGAGCCGGAGTTCGACACCGCTGACTTCCTCCGGGTCACCAGGGACGGGCGCGGAGTGGTGTCGCTGCTCGAGCTGCCCAACCTGCAGGACCGGCCGGCCGTGTTCTCCACCTTCCTGATGTGGCTGCTCGCCGACCTGTTCCACGACCTGCCCGAGGTCGGCGACATCGACAAGCCGAAACTGGTCTTCTTCTTCGACGAAGCGCATCTGCTGTTCAAGGACGCCTCCAAGGCCTTCCTCGACGCCATCGCCCAGACCGTGAGGCTGATCAGGTCCAAGGGGGTGGGTGTCTTCTTCGTCACCCAGACGCCCAAGGATGTTCCGGACGACGTGCTGGCGCAGCTCGGGTCGCGAGTCCAGCACCAGTTGCGGGCGCACACCCCGAACGACGCCAAGGCGCTCCGGCAGACTGTGGCGACGTTCCCCCACTCGCACTACGACCTGGCCGAGACGCTGCAACAGCTGGGGATCGGCGAGGCGATCGTCACCGTGATGGACCCGGACGGCGCTCCGACACCGGTGGCCTGGACGCGGATGCGTGCGCCCCAGTCGCTGATGGCGCCGACACCCGAGGACCAGCTCCGCACCGGCATCGCCGTCTCGGCCCTGATGGCCCGCTACGGCCAGCCGATCGACCGTCAGTCTGCCCGCGAGATGCTGGCAGCCAGGCTCGAAGCCGGGGCCCGGGCGGCCGAGGCGGAGGCCGAGGCCGACGAACGGGCCCGACAGGACCGAGAGCCGTCGGCGCCGAGGTCGCAACAGCGAAGCCCGAGGACGACGCGCAGCAGACCGCAGAAGGGGATCGTCGAGGAGGTCGTCGGGTCGACTGCCTTCCGGCAGCTGGCGCGTACGGCGACCCGGGAGATCTTCCGGGGACTGTTCGGCACCGCCCGGCGTCGGCGCTGACCTCGGTGGTCCACCGCAGCAGCTGATCAAGACGAGCAGGAACGAGGAGAGACTGATGGAGAGAGTGTTGGTGACCGGTGGTTGCGGTCGGCTCGGCCGGGCGGTGGTGGCCGAGCTGGTGGCTGCGGACTATCCGGTCACGGTGGTGGATCGCGTGCCGCGGCCGGACTGGCTTCCGGACAGCATCCCGCAGATCCAGCTGGACAGTCGCGATGTCGGGCAGGTGGCCGGCGCCCTGCGCGGCTGTGACGCCGTGATCAACCTCGGTGCGATCCC is a window from the Microlunatus panaciterrae genome containing:
- a CDS encoding VOC family protein; amino-acid sequence: MNPTNWQLAVDAVDAHTLADFWAEALHYELEDNTAVIERVVADGRATLDATFVRPDGIRSWRGFEAIRGDGRRILFHTVPEPKTVKNRWHIDLNVGHEQMAAEVQRLIALGASQLREVHEEGGHFVVMIDPEDNEFCVQ
- a CDS encoding pyridoxamine 5'-phosphate oxidase family protein; amino-acid sequence: MGKVHDRIDGRLREFIERQHVFFVATAPSGSDGHVNLSPKGIGGTFTILDDHTVAYLDITASGAETIAHLRENGRITLMFCAFDGPPNVVRLHGHGRIVTLYDAEFPALSALFSEQRGARAVVVVDVERVSDSCGYGVPLLDYVGERDLLPAHMERKGPEGVAAYRRQKNRTSIDGLPAYDFDPS
- a CDS encoding potassium/proton antiporter — encoded protein: MINLDGILLVGAVVMIAAIVAARIGARIGLPSLLLFLGLGMALGDSGFGFAFNDADVARALGFGALVLILAEGGLTTRWKDIRPSVGIAGALATVGIGISVGLMTLFCHYVLGLDLWLSVLLGAVTSPTDAAAVFSVLRNVGLPHRVRGALEAESGLNDAPTVLLVVLASSAALGEPTKGGVGGLIGLIALELTLGLLIGVALGWIGVVILRSVALPSSGLYPLAALVWTVFSYAIAATLHTSGFAAVYVCALMLGNAQLPHRGATRSFVEGIGWIAQIGLFVMLGMLATPDRLTWKVALTALAAGAFLTVVARPVSVLSTASWFKVPWRHQVFLSWGGLRGAVPIVVATIPLSVNVPGATALFDVVLVFVIVFTVLQAPTLPLAARLLGLSKGEDTAELDVEVAPLERISAELLQVRVPSGSRLSGLEIGELRLPKNTLVSLIIREGNPSVPGHQDRIKAGDELLIVTPSDIRADTEDRIRALSKGGRLAKWRGQRGD
- a CDS encoding LytR C-terminal domain-containing protein, giving the protein MIGRVFRIVRTPLTLLALLAVLCYGAWWGWQNVIAPTPPPAAKPCVNTSVDKGRLRSSQVTVNIFNGGNKRGLAGDIARAMRAKEFKVAKVSNTEQAVSKTVIIGANAKNPEVLLVKSFFKSASVKADKRADHTVDVLVGNKYAGFNSKAKTSIAVKSQTVCLPASKSPSPAVGG
- a CDS encoding nucleoside deaminase gives rise to the protein MQLALEQARLAESHGDVPIGAVLLDPAGAVVAAAGNERELTGDPTAHAEILALRRAAAVTGSWRLDDHTLVVTLEPCTMCAGALVLARVGTLVFGAYDPKAGAVASLWDVVRDPRLNHRVTVVGGIEEEACGAVLRRFFGARRDGGPAGL
- a CDS encoding helicase HerA-like domain-containing protein, which translates into the protein MTDEAVGAEGRAAEVQSIADGYTFDEPAIELGVLMEDDASVPTAKIRIPLAMLNRHGLVAGATGTGKTKTLQLMAEQISAAGVPVFAADIKGDLSGIASPGQPNEKLLARTQKIGQDWQPTACPTEFFALGGQGLGIPLRATMSSFGPVLLSKVLGLNDVQESSLGLVFHYADLQGLPLLDLADLQAVLQHLTSDEGKAELKGIGGLSAATVGVILRSLITFSDQGAEAFFGEPEFDTADFLRVTRDGRGVVSLLELPNLQDRPAVFSTFLMWLLADLFHDLPEVGDIDKPKLVFFFDEAHLLFKDASKAFLDAIAQTVRLIRSKGVGVFFVTQTPKDVPDDVLAQLGSRVQHQLRAHTPNDAKALRQTVATFPHSHYDLAETLQQLGIGEAIVTVMDPDGAPTPVAWTRMRAPQSLMAPTPEDQLRTGIAVSALMARYGQPIDRQSAREMLAARLEAGARAAEAEAEADERARQDREPSAPRSQQRSPRTTRSRPQKGIVEEVVGSTAFRQLARTATREIFRGLFGTARRRR
- a CDS encoding 1,4-dihydroxy-2-naphthoyl-CoA synthase, which encodes MSNSTETPFDPQLWAPVPGFDFTDISYHRAVEAPVVRIAFNRPEVRNAFRPHTVDELYRALDHARMSSDVGCVLLTGNGPSPKDGGWAFCSGGDQRIRGRAGYQYAEGEDAASVDPAALGRLHILEVQRLIRFMPKVVIALVNGWAAGGGHSLHVVCDLTLASAEHARFKQTDADVGSFDGGFGSAYLARQVGQKFAREIFFLGDVYDAEAGHRMGMVNAVVPHADLELTGLEWGRRICAKSPTAQRMLKFAFNAIDDGLIGQQVFAGETTRLAYMTDEAVEGRDSFLEKRAPDWSKFPYYY
- a CDS encoding type II toxin-antitoxin system VapB family antitoxin, whose amino-acid sequence is MIFKRVGDVRPYPDHGYVQKQWAAIAPHQVRLDQLVTTKRTLDLEALLEEDSTFYGDLFAHVVSWRGELYLEDGLHRALRAALQQRQTMHARVLDLK
- a CDS encoding tRNA adenosine deaminase-associated protein, with translation MAGFDDDEYESFDLDGSTARKNPAAAATDDEDTEDEDLEDDDNDDDDDDDDDDDDDDFEDDLDDAAEDEIDYVIAVYREDGQVVAQALSKDLANDLEELVVQLRRLPGDAGAIGLVSLVEEVFVIVRVRGRHVQVLLSDGAAAADWPIAHDVADFLGAEIPDTEDDTEPMGDLGIFSDLGVSDFDMTATCENLDLGSDQMLSELADKINVGPQFRRVAEAAFRS
- the upp gene encoding uracil phosphoribosyltransferase, giving the protein MELRIVDHPLVAHKLTTLRDQRTDSPTFRRLTEELVTLLAYEATREVRVSPQTVQTPVASCAGVKLSPPRPLVVPILRAGLGMLEGMTRLIPTAEVGFVGMVRNERTLEASTYAERLPDDLSGRQCYVLDPMLATGGTLAAAVKFLVDRGADHITCICLLAAPEGIDRLRHLLEDLAVPCTLVVAAVDERLNEVGYIVPGLGDAGDRLYGVAG